DNA sequence from the Paenibacillus azoreducens genome:
GGATGGAACGCCCATCACGCGCGGATCAATGGAGGTTGCTTCGTCAAGCGCGCGGCCCAGCGCTTTAAATACCGCTTCAATCATATGATGCGTGTTTTGTCCGTAATGCACGATAACGTGAAGAGTAATGCGGGCCTCAAGTGCGAGCTTCCATAGAAACTCATGCACAAGCTCCGTGGAGAAGCTTCCTACCTGGGAAGAAGGATACTGCGCACGGTATTCAAAATGCGGACGGTTGCTGACGTCGATTACGACCTGCGCAAGCGCCTCGTCCATCGGTATGAAGACGTTGGCATACCGTTTGATGCCTTTTTTATCTCCGAGCGCCTCCCGCAGCGTTTGTCCCAAGCAAATCCCGATATCCTCCACCGTATGGTGATCATCAATCTCAATATCCCCCCGGGCCTGTACCTTCAAGTCGAATTGACCGTGTTTGGCGAACAGATCCAGCATATGGTTCAAAAACGGCACATCCGTTTCCAATTCAGAAACGCCAGTCCCATCGACGGCGAATGCCAGCTTGATATCGGTTTCGTTCGTTTTCCGGCTAATACTTGAGCTTCTTGTTCCGTTGTTCTGATTAAACTCCATTTACTTCTCCCGCCTTTCCTTCCCGTTTCAGCCGGACTTCGATCGCCCGGGCATGTGCTTCCAGCCCTTCGCCCCGCGCCAGCTCCATAATCGCCGCTCCATTTTGCATCAGGGCTTCTTTACTGTAATAAATCATGCTTGATTTCTTAATAAAATCATCCACATCCACCGGCGAGGAAAACCGCGCCGTGCCATTGGTCGGAATAATGTGATTCGGACCGGCAAAATAATCCCCGACCGGTTCGGAGCTATATGCCCCCAGAAATATCGCACCGGCATTTTCAATCAAACCGACATAGGCCATCGGATCCGCCACCATCAGCTCCAAATGCTCCGGCGCAAGGGCGTTGACTACGGCAATGCCTTCATGCAGCGATTCCGTCACAATAATGGCTCCGTAGTTTTCAACGGATGCGGAAGCAATGGACCGTCTAGGCAGCAGCTCTAGCTGGCGCTGCACCTCGGCGGCCACCAGGCTTGCCAGCTCGCGTGACGGCGTAACAAGGATGGCGGATGCCATTTCGTCATGCTCGGCCTGTGAAAGCAGGTCGGCTGCGACGTATTCCGGATCGGCCGACTCGTCCGCCAGCACCACAATCTCGCTGGGTCCGGCTATGCTGTCGATGTCAACGGCGCCATAAACCTCCCGCTTCGCGAGCGCCACGTAAATATTGCCAG
Encoded proteins:
- the hisD gene encoding histidinol dehydrogenase; this encodes MKIVSLQDFDLRREVDYGTPQQNERVKQIVNDVKAEGDAALLRYTKELDHAELSAGMLRVTEAELSAAYERVENSFIQAISTAAKNIRAFHMREKRNSWMDLQPDGSILGQIIRPLKRVGVYVPGGKAAYPSSVLMNVIPAQVAGVPEIVMVTPPSTGGSEGINPYILVAAAEAGVNEIYRVGGAQAIAALAYGTETIAPVDKICGPGNIYVALAKREVYGAVDIDSIAGPSEIVVLADESADPEYVAADLLSQAEHDEMASAILVTPSRELASLVAAEVQRQLELLPRRSIASASVENYGAIIVTESLHEGIAVVNALAPEHLELMVADPMAYVGLIENAGAIFLGAYSSEPVGDYFAGPNHIIPTNGTARFSSPVDVDDFIKKSSMIYYSKEALMQNGAAIMELARGEGLEAHARAIEVRLKREGKAGEVNGV
- the hisB gene encoding imidazoleglycerol-phosphate dehydratase HisB; translation: MEFNQNNGTRSSSISRKTNETDIKLAFAVDGTGVSELETDVPFLNHMLDLFAKHGQFDLKVQARGDIEIDDHHTVEDIGICLGQTLREALGDKKGIKRYANVFIPMDEALAQVVIDVSNRPHFEYRAQYPSSQVGSFSTELVHEFLWKLALEARITLHVIVHYGQNTHHMIEAVFKALGRALDEATSIDPRVMGVPSTKGVL